The following proteins come from a genomic window of Triticum aestivum cultivar Chinese Spring chromosome 6A, IWGSC CS RefSeq v2.1, whole genome shotgun sequence:
- the LOC123129675 gene encoding ATP-dependent Clp protease ATP-binding subunit ClpA homolog CD4A, chloroplastic-like, translating into MSLVDKSNEVSKAEVESGASAGPMVTKADIQHIVASRTSVPVEKVSVDESNQSFKMEETLHGRVTGQDEAVRAIGCAIRRARVGLRNPNRPVASFNFASPKGVGKSELAKALATSYYGLEEAMVQLDMSEFMEQHTVAKLIGPPLGYVSCGRVEGKDDGSKIRLVRKAAGEGRGEIWWRRLEMAKGRDAAPLPLGNPHLESRRCHERAPPPGSRRNEGHWRSGEASSGRASCGGVRLRGREMGVHEWSAAACAHWPACT; encoded by the coding sequence ATGTCGCTGGTGGACAAGAGCAATGAGGTGAGCAAGGCAGAGGTGGAGTCGGGAGCGTCGGCTGGCCCAAtggtgacgaaggcggacatcCAGCACATCGTCGCATCGCGGACCAGCGTCCCCGTGGAGAAGGTCTCCGTGGACGAGTCCAACCAGTCGTTCAAGATGGAGGAGACCCTGCACGGGCGCGTCACCGGCCAGGACGAGGCCGTCAGGGCCATAGGCTGCGCCATCCGCCGTGCGCGCGTTGGGCTCAGGAACCCCAACCGGCCGGTGGCCAGCTTCAATTTCGCCAGCCCGAAGGGCGTGGGCAAGTCGGAGCTGGCCAAGGCGCTGGCAACCAGCTACTACGGCTTAGAGGAGGCAATGGTCCAGCTGGACATGAGCGAGTTCATGGAGCAGCACACGGTGGCCAAGCTCATCGGCCCCCCTCTCGGCTACGTCAGCTGCGGACGAGTCGAAGGCAAGGATGACGGCTCGAAGATAAGGCTCGTGAGGAAGGCAGCTGGAGAGGGCAGAGGGGAGATATGGTGGCGGCGGCTGGAGATGGCGAAGGGGAGAGATGCTGCTCCTCTTCCTCTGGGCAACCCTCATCTCGAGAGCCGTCGGTGCCATGAGAGGGCTCCTCCGCCCGGATCCAGGCGCAACGAGGGTCACTGGAGGAGCGGCGAGGCGAGCTCGGGACGGGCCTCCTGCGGCGGGGTTCGTCTGCGGGGGAGAGAGATGGGTGTCCACGAGTGGAGCGCTGCCGCCTGCGCGCACTGGCCGGCCTGCACTTGA
- the LOC123128283 gene encoding MADS-box transcription factor 57 isoform X2 has translation MGRGKIVIRRIDNSTNRQVTFSKRRGGLLKKAKELSILCDAEVGLVVFSSTGRLHEFSSTNMKAVIDRYTKAKEEQAGVNATSEIKLWQREAASLRQQLHDLQESHKQLMGEELSSLGVRDLQGLENRLEMSLRSIKTRKDNLLRSEIEELHRKGSLIHQENTELCRRLNIMSQQKMELSRKLQSCESGGATDANKSSSTPYSFRIVQDANIPANLELSQAQQNEQEHSETDAPALGLQLS, from the exons ATGGGGAGGGGGAAGATAGTGATAAGGAGGATCGACAACTCGACGAACAGGCAGGTGACCTTCTCGAAGCGGCGGGGCGGGCTGCTGAAGAAGGCCAAGGAGCTCTCCATCCTCTGCGATGCGGAGGTCGGCCTCGTCGTCTTCTCCAGCACCGGCAGGCTCCACGAGTTCTCCAGCACCAA CATGAAAGCTGTGATAGACCGATATACCAAGGCAAAAGAGGAGCAGGCTGGCGTGAATGCAACTTCAGAGATTAAG CTTTGGCAAAGGGAGGCAGCAAGCTTGAGGCAGCAACTGCACGACTTGCAAGAAAGCCACAA GCAACTGATGGGAGAGGAGCTTTCCAGCCTAGGTGTAAGAGATCTCCAGGGTTTAGAGAATCGGCTCGAAATGAGTTTACGCAGTATCAAAACAAGGAAG GACAACCTTCTGAGAAGTGAAATTGAAGAGTTACACAGGAAG GGAAGTCTAATCCACCAGGAAAACACGGAACTGTGTCGTAGATTAAACATCATGTCACAACAAAAAATGGAACTGAGCAGAAAG CTTCAGAGCTGTGAATCGGGAGGTGCCACTGATGCAAATAAAAGCTCTAGCACTCCCTACAGCTTTCGTATTGTACAAGACGCAAATATTCCTGCTAATCTTGAACTGAGCCAGGCACAACAAAATGAACAGGAGCACTCCGAAACAGACGCTCCAGCACTGGG ACTTCAACTGTCCTAA
- the LOC123128283 gene encoding MADS-box transcription factor 57 isoform X1 produces the protein MGRGKIVIRRIDNSTNRQVTFSKRRGGLLKKAKELSILCDAEVGLVVFSSTGRLHEFSSTNMKAVIDRYTKAKEEQAGVNATSEIKLWQREAASLRQQLHDLQESHKQLMGEELSSLGVRDLQGLENRLEMSLRSIKTRKDNLLRSEIEELHRKGSLIHQENTELCRRLNIMSQQKMELSRKLQSCESGGATDANKSSSTPYSFRIVQDANIPANLELSQAQQNEQEHSETDAPALGRLQLS, from the exons ATGGGGAGGGGGAAGATAGTGATAAGGAGGATCGACAACTCGACGAACAGGCAGGTGACCTTCTCGAAGCGGCGGGGCGGGCTGCTGAAGAAGGCCAAGGAGCTCTCCATCCTCTGCGATGCGGAGGTCGGCCTCGTCGTCTTCTCCAGCACCGGCAGGCTCCACGAGTTCTCCAGCACCAA CATGAAAGCTGTGATAGACCGATATACCAAGGCAAAAGAGGAGCAGGCTGGCGTGAATGCAACTTCAGAGATTAAG CTTTGGCAAAGGGAGGCAGCAAGCTTGAGGCAGCAACTGCACGACTTGCAAGAAAGCCACAA GCAACTGATGGGAGAGGAGCTTTCCAGCCTAGGTGTAAGAGATCTCCAGGGTTTAGAGAATCGGCTCGAAATGAGTTTACGCAGTATCAAAACAAGGAAG GACAACCTTCTGAGAAGTGAAATTGAAGAGTTACACAGGAAG GGAAGTCTAATCCACCAGGAAAACACGGAACTGTGTCGTAGATTAAACATCATGTCACAACAAAAAATGGAACTGAGCAGAAAG CTTCAGAGCTGTGAATCGGGAGGTGCCACTGATGCAAATAAAAGCTCTAGCACTCCCTACAGCTTTCGTATTGTACAAGACGCAAATATTCCTGCTAATCTTGAACTGAGCCAGGCACAACAAAATGAACAGGAGCACTCCGAAACAGACGCTCCAGCACTGGG CAGACTTCAACTGTCCTAA